In Verrucomicrobiales bacterium, a single window of DNA contains:
- the ptsP gene encoding phosphoenolpyruvate--protein phosphotransferase, producing the protein MPASRKKAERIFRGIPVSAGVCRGRTLVLVNPKEDSITHYTIPDEELDAEVKRLEQGLADTRKEILEVQRQVTQTLGVKDASIFDAHLLVLEDPTLIEEVTRRIQQQKMNAEFAFHQFAEKYATTLSESEDEYLRERAADMRDVSSRILNNLLGRRQPAVLESLTEPCIIISHDLTPSQTAMLDKKKVLGFATDAGSRTSHTAIMARSHRIPAVVGLQTISQDLRNGQEILLDGYNGLVILNPTDQTLFEYGQIVKRQVSLEDRLREVRDQPAVTRDGVRVVLSANIERAEDIEAVKANGAEGVGLFRTEYLFINQETPPTEEQQFASYDEVARSLNPCPVIIRTLDLGGDKILSHLAVPQEMNPFLGWRAIRFCLQEREIFRAQLRAIIRSSVHGNVKMMYPMISGLDELNQANALVEEVKQELRSEGVAFNEDMEIGAMIEIPSAALAAESLAKRAKFFSLGTNDLIQYSLAVDRLNEKIAHLYEPTHPAIVRLIKTTVDAGKKHGIWTGICGEMASDPQLTPLILGLGVAEFSVAPPLVPAIKFLIRQIKMSEAIALAESALASESGAEILERSRSYARKVAPTLFQNDKN; encoded by the coding sequence TCACTACACCATTCCTGACGAGGAATTGGACGCCGAGGTGAAGCGGTTGGAGCAGGGATTGGCCGATACTCGCAAGGAGATCTTGGAGGTTCAGCGTCAGGTGACCCAAACTCTTGGGGTTAAGGATGCGAGTATTTTTGATGCGCATCTTCTTGTTCTGGAAGATCCTACGTTGATTGAAGAAGTAACCCGCAGGATTCAGCAGCAAAAGATGAACGCGGAATTTGCGTTTCATCAGTTTGCGGAAAAGTATGCCACCACGCTGAGTGAGAGCGAGGATGAGTATCTGCGGGAGCGGGCGGCGGATATGCGAGATGTGTCCTCACGCATTCTGAACAATTTGTTGGGTCGGCGGCAGCCAGCGGTGCTCGAGAGTCTGACCGAGCCGTGCATCATCATCAGCCACGATCTCACCCCTTCCCAGACCGCCATGCTGGACAAGAAGAAGGTTCTGGGATTTGCGACCGATGCCGGCAGTCGGACCTCTCACACGGCCATCATGGCTCGGTCCCATCGAATTCCGGCGGTGGTTGGGCTGCAGACCATCAGCCAAGACCTACGGAATGGGCAGGAGATCCTGCTCGATGGTTACAACGGGTTAGTGATTTTGAATCCGACGGACCAGACTCTGTTCGAGTATGGTCAGATCGTCAAACGGCAGGTGAGTTTAGAGGACAGGCTCCGTGAGGTTCGCGATCAGCCGGCGGTGACCCGGGACGGGGTTCGCGTGGTGTTGTCGGCGAACATCGAGCGCGCGGAGGACATCGAGGCGGTAAAAGCCAATGGGGCGGAGGGGGTTGGGTTGTTTCGAACGGAGTATTTGTTTATCAACCAAGAGACCCCTCCCACCGAGGAGCAGCAGTTTGCCTCGTATGACGAGGTGGCCCGATCGCTGAATCCGTGCCCGGTCATTATCCGCACCTTGGATTTAGGCGGCGACAAAATCCTCTCCCATTTGGCGGTGCCGCAGGAGATGAACCCGTTCCTGGGCTGGCGAGCCATCCGGTTTTGTTTGCAGGAGAGGGAGATCTTTCGAGCCCAGCTGCGGGCCATTATCCGTTCCTCGGTGCATGGAAACGTCAAGATGATGTATCCCATGATTTCCGGTTTGGACGAACTCAACCAGGCCAATGCGTTGGTGGAGGAGGTCAAGCAGGAGCTGCGCTCTGAGGGCGTTGCCTTCAATGAGGACATGGAGATTGGCGCCATGATCGAGATTCCTTCTGCGGCGCTGGCAGCTGAGTCCTTGGCCAAGCGGGCGAAGTTCTTCAGTTTGGGCACGAACGACCTGATCCAATATTCCTTGGCGGTGGACCGGCTGAACGAGAAGATTGCTCATCTCTACGAGCCGACCCATCCTGCCATCGTGCGCCTCATCAAGACGACGGTGGACGCGGGCAAGAAGCACGGAATCTGGACAGGCATCTGCGGGGAGATGGCCAGTGATCCCCAGCTGACCCCTCTGATTCTAGGTTTGGGTGTCGCTGAGTTCAGCGTCGCGCCCCCTCTGGTTCCGGCGATTAAGTTTCTGATTCGCCAGATTAAGATGAGCGAGGCCATTGCGCTCGCGGAGAGCGCTTTGGCGAGCGAGTCAGGCGCCGAGATCCTGGAGCGGTCCCGCAGCTACGCTCGCAAGGTCGCGCCCACATTGTTCCAAAACGACAAAAACTAG